Below is a genomic region from Castanea sativa cultivar Marrone di Chiusa Pesio chromosome 2, ASM4071231v1.
AATACCAACTGATTTATTAAAGGTACCAAGTACTGGTACAAAATTTCTATATGTTGTTGGAGCTGATCTTATAAAAGCGCTGCTAACAAAGTTGGTAGTGATCATGTGAAAGTACCTTTACTTGTTATTTACCATCAATTATGCCTTTTCCGAAAAATGTGAGTGAAGATTAGGGAAATTGTAAGCACATAATTGAGTAAGAGATAATAAAGAAAGAGTGAAAGAAACATACTCAGCATTGCAGATATAATCAGAGCAATTATAGAACTTAGCAAATAATGCAATGTATTATTAAGAGATTTCCATGTTgtaaaaaatatgatatatcattaataatattatttttgtctcatctaatctaagtgaTGGATCAGTGGATGTGATAATATAGTAAGCAAAAAGCAATCAGATTTATcaagagaacaagaaagcatcTGTTTAAAATACCTTGATGCCAAGGGGATTGGCAACTCCTCTAAGGAACTCTACATGGGCACCATCTAGTTGACGGGTACGCTCCCCAACCCAAAGCATGTGAGCAGAGCAATCATAGTACAGGCCAGAAGTCGAGTCCTTCCTAGTGAGTGCTTGCTCATAAGGCAAAAGCAAACACTCATGGGAGGTCCAGAATTCAGTTGTTCTCATCACGGGATGGTCAACCGTTAGTCCTGCAGCAGCCATGAAACCTAGGGCCTCATCAACGCGGTGAGCCAATTCCTGGTACCTGTTTGAACCATCCGAGCAACAAACTTGTTAAAACCTTATAGGTTCTTAAATCACCAAAAAACTTCAATGAGCCCATCAACAAACAAAAGCAATATCAATAAGCTCAATTTGATTATATTAAGTGCATTCTCTATATTATGGTTCAAATTGTCACACAATCAAGGCTCATTGAGTAAAAACCAAATGCTAAACATTGCAAGTGAATTAACTAATGGTTAAACAAAACCAAGGCAGGTTTAAGATAGTCTACCTATCTCCCTGCTCACTGTGCTCCGCGAAATCAAGATTCCACTCACTAACCCTCTGCATTGCGGCATATCCTCCAGTGGCAAAGGCCCTAAGAAGATTGAGAGTTGCCGCAGATTGGCAATAAGCCCTTACCAACCTCTGGGGATCTGGGGTCCTTGATTTCTCATCAAAAGTATCACCATTTATGTTGTCTCCCTTGTAACTTGGGAGCTTCACACCATCCTTCTCCTCAAATGGGTCAGATCTCGGCTTTGCAAACTGACCAGCCATTCTTCCAACCTAAAACAGACCCAATTCCACAAATCTCAAATCACGATTCAATCCGATTCCAATTCATAAcatgtcaattttcaaaaacactaaAAACCCAATACATAAAATCTTGAAATGCAAAATCTCACCAAATATAAGGAGCAACAAtgagcaaaattttaaaaagaccccatttttaaaattatcaaattcccGCAATTCAAAACCAATCATTTCAACAATCGTAATTAACAATCACCCACACACATTTTTAAagatcacatttttttttaaatatcaaacaccCACAATTCAAAACCAATCATTTTCAACATCGTACACACAACCATGAACCaaccaaaacacacacacaccaacacAAAATCATAGTAAAGCTGAAAAACCAACCTTAATGACAGGAACTTGACCGCCAAACATAAGAACAGCACCCATCTGAAGAATAACTCTGAAGGTGTCCCTAATGTTATTAGCACTGAACTCCTTGAAACTCTCGGCGCAGTCCCCACCTTGCAAGAGAAAAGCATTTCCCATTGCAGCCTCAGCAAGCTTGTCTTCAAGGTGCCTAGCCTCACCAGCAAACACAATCGGTGGGAAGTCCTCAAGGGTCTTCAACACAGTCTCTAGGTCCTTCTTGTCAGGGTACTCTGGGAGCTGCAGAGCCTTCTTGGTCTTCCAGCTATCCACAGACCATTTAGAACCCACGGCAGGAACGGACGGCGATGACTGCTTCGTTGATGGCTCGGCTGCATGGACGGCTGAGATGCGAGTTTGGACAGGCTTGGTGTTGGCGGTGGGGACAAGAGTGAAACTGGGTTGTTGTTGCTGGTGTGAGAAAGCGTGGGTGTTGCTGTACAAGGTTTTGGCTGAGAGTGTGGCTGTGTTTGAGAGTGCCATTGTGTTGTTTTgtaaataccaaaaaaattgttttttgtgttttcaaaacctgtttttgttttcgtttttttgggtttcttcctctccctctttttttttctctttccttccttgtttctagagagagaaagaggttaagagagagagagagagagagagagagagagagaaagttttgGAGAGCTTGCTTGAGAAATATAGAGAGAGTGGGGTTTTTATAGGGGTTTTCTTTAAGAGGCAAAAAGGTTTGGTGGGCGCTTCTTCAACTTCAATTTTAACAGTCAAAACAAAAGGTGGTGGAGGCGGGTAGTTGAGAGCAGGGGCATTTTGGGAATTGAGTTTGGGGTTTCCTCTCAGGGGTGTTTTTGTAAATAAGTAGAATCTGGGGAGCATTCATATTAAGGAGGAGGGGTATATTGGTGAATAAAGCAGAAATGTTTCTATATAAATTGGGATGAAATTTTACACCTACCAACCGATGGCTCCCACTTATAAATAATTCATCACCTACCCAGACATTGCTCATGGGATTTGTTGTTGTCAACGtcataccattttttttatatagattttttttaaaatttattgagaaTCTAATGGATTTAGTTAAATAGTGTCTTACCGCGTTAAGGAACATTTAGGCTTTGTTtggtatattattattttttttaagtatatttttaaataacattacacgtatttttatatattttttcatccatatgtatttttaaaattatcttcaaataacaaaacacatgtttttaagtgcatgtaccaaacactcccttaatatttttttttataaataaattagactatacatatatataataaagcaaaacaattaataattttgaattgttaaaaaaaaaaaacatatgcatTACAACTCATCATAATAGAGTATTTATTACTCTTTAACTTATGGCTTGTAGAATATTCGTTAATTACAccattttgtttctattttccaaaaaagaggaaaaatctTCTCAAAAATCATTATATTTCTCATGGTTCCAATCAACTcgattaattaaaaaaatttgtcatcTAATAAAggatttaaaatcaaattttcatttaaaaagatAAGATTGAATTTTACTTACATCAAAGAAATCCATTAGCATTTTGATCTAATAAGAAAAGACAATCATAAAAGAGTGTTTCGTTTTTATCCCAAAGTCTTTCTTAGATGATTTCAGTTTCATCATTGTTGTCATTTGCgtaatgaaaaatattgatGTGATCAACATCTTGATGATGTCTCAtgcaattataataaaatttttaaaataatactaaaaaaatctACTTCGGTATTGAAATGGCCAAAAAAGAACCATGTTTGTAGCCAActgtatttttttctctttttttctttttttagccCCCTTTTctcctaattttattttctttctcctttttgcCATTGTCTGCTTCCCGTTAtcatttgtgtgtgtgtctttTTCATTCAACCAtccctaaaaaatatatatgcacTTACATTGGAATATATTTCTAGGGAAAGAACTCAAACTATTGGTAGCAGGGATTGCACTAATGCCCCATCTTATCTTGCCTGACCAACTTTGCCCTCTCCCACAAacatgaattttttctcatgtcGAAGAAGTGACGAAACAAAGACGATTTTACTCACCCCACCTACCCCTCAATGTTTATCTCCATATTTTATCtaacatataatttaattttttttctatatatatcctagttatatatacacaaaattgTTGGACGAGGCGAGGACATGACACTCTAGCTGCTTACCTCACTTTATTATCATCCCTAGTTAGTAGAGATAAAgaaatttttagagagaaaaagacaaaaaaacccCAGCAAATGACTTTTTTATTTCCATTTACGTCCTTATgtagttattttaatattaatatcatttatataatttttattataattaaatgACACAACATATAAGTTACCCATGTCAGCATTTTTCTTGAGGTAGATTACAagaagaatgaaattgaaaatcgtctcaaaacaattagaaaaaaaaaaaaaaacacttatgaataaaatgaaacaaaagaaaaataattaagaaccaaaatgaaaacatctatataaaaaaaatgctaatatcacaaaaaaattacaatttttgccACAACTCACCACATAATAAGTAGTAAGTGATGGAGATATAGACCCATGGACTTATTAATTTTTCTCTATCACTCAATACTCTTCGTATAGCAAATTGTAGCAAAAGTTATGAAACTTTTTGTGCCATGATCATTtttcaactcaaaaaaaaaaaaaaggaaaagtgaaTTCATGCGGTTTGAGTTTAAGGTGAAGGGCCCTCTTAAAAAGTATGTGAGTTGTCGCTAGTCAGTTGTCACAGAGGTTTCGAAAAAAGCAGTACTGTTCCAAAAATGGCCCAGCCTAAATATTGGGAAGGGTTCGACCCCATTTCTAGTAATTTCCAATCCTGCCTTATTGGTTGCAATGGTTGGCAAGAAGTAACTTTGAAACCTCGCCATACTTTCcaataattttccaaattttttacgATCAGAATTCAGATCTTCATTCTTTGACCAATTTAGCATAAACTAAATCATGGCCTAAACATGAGCTTGCTAGGTTTTGATGCTTGATCATTCATGAATCAGGTTCTTAAAATATGGATGTAATATTTTGAAGTAAATGGCAAAAAGTCAGTCCAATTTACTCTGCTTAATTAAGATATGTGAAATCTTGGGATTATAATAATGTAAATTAGATGGCGCAAATAATTTGTCTCTGgtcatctctctttctcattcatCTCCATAATCTCATCCTCATTTATCTATACTTTAATCTTGATAAATGTATGGTTTGTAACTTATAACTTATGACTGGTACTAACAGTTATGCATTATTCTTGATAAATTTATAGTATTGTAATATATGGTTGTACAAGATTTCTTGTTTGCCTCACCAAATGTTCTAAATGGTTAGGTAAACATGTATAATATTCCAAAGTCGCCAAAGTCTCTACAATCCTCGGGATTGTTAAAACTGAGGCTTAGGTGACCGTGGCTTTGTACTCTGCATGCATTTATTTGCTTGTcctttgtaggaaaaaaaaaaaatatatatatatatatatatatatatatagagagagagagagagagatcgtaTCAAGTACAAAACTTTTTTCATTTGGAAAGCACCGAGAGGTCCTATCATAGGTTTCCTATCAATCTTAGGAGTGAAAGGCAAACTTGTTTCAACCCAACAGTCTCAGAGAAAGAATTTCTTTTCACAGTTATATGCCAATTACCAAGTCAATCGTGTAATAATCCAATTAGTAAATACCAAAGAAAAGTTATTTACTTTTATAATCTTTTGTTAGAATTTGTCACTCTCTCTAATGGCATTTACCTAATTATTAGCTTGTTGCATGGTTGATTTGGTGTGAATCCCATTAAAGAAGACGTATACGCAATACTTTACATTGTTGTAATAATGTCCCAACTGAAAACTGCATTGCTATATTTCAACTATTTCAAGGTAGTTCCATTAATGAAGGCTTGATGACTTGGTGGAATGGTGGGGTgggtttttttcattttgaaccAGCAAATCACATGGGTTTGCATATTCCATAATATGCCCCATTGACTACActagtttttttgtttcttatgaTAAGCAGCTACGTACAATATTTCCATTTCCTATCTCTCCTCTCAATAAACAACGGCTAGCCCtagctaaaaaaataaacaaccgCTAGCTATACACTAGTTTGAAGTTTGATTTGTTCAATTGTCAATCAAAAAATAAGTTGCGGTTCCAACTCCCCATCCAACTATATTTCAACTACAACTAATTGCCTTTCTAGCTAGAGTCTACTAGACTGCATAGGAATCTCAAatctgttcttcttcttcaatcatAGGCATGGAGATTTGCAGTTTAGAAAATCTCATCACCAAGTTGAGAAAATCCTTTTTACTCCATGGTCTCTTATTTTCCCTTCGGAGATAAGTAGATAATAGGAGCGAGCGAGAACATAAGATTTGAACTACAGATATGAAATACCTCAAAACATATCATTATTAATGGGTTATCACTTAAATCTCTCCCATAATTCGTACTCTCCAAAATTTGAATTGTCTTAGGTGATGATAAACAACCCTACAGCTTTAGACCAAAAAAATCTGCATAAAAAgttagaaaagaaataaatgaaaattatcaCAGGATAAACTTTCGTGCATTAATTAGTTGCAAAAGTAACGGTAAAAGTTGACAATCTAGCTCATGGCATGCAATGATTAAGAAAACCTGACCTAATAATAAAATTAGCGTGGACTAATTAAGGAAATGATGCAAGCTAGGTTGGAATGTTCATGTGTGTGAATTGTAATTGACTTCCAACAAGATGTCAACCCTAAAAGAGTATTGAATCTGATCCCCCATTCAACAATTTGATTGTCCGGCGCAGCCGTTAAGTACCATTGTGAGTACCATTGTGAGTCTGACGCAAATGGCGTAGAAATAATAGTGTAGTTGTTCActataaatcttttttattaaaaaaataataataatgttgataataataataataataataaaccttTTTGGTAAAGAGCGGATCAGGGAGAAAGCattattatatgaaaatatccaatatatcttatttatatatagaaaaaggacacaatttgtacttaaactcaaaaagaaaattggaataggcccaaaaaacccaatataatgaatttgtagagaatatgcttgaaatctaggttctagtgacATTAAATAATAAAGATGATGGACTAGATCGCAATATCATACAAATGGGataatttttataacaaaaattgtacTCGGACTCAAGTCGAGGAGGTTGAATCCtgtatttctctttcttaaagatAGGTTACAAATATTGATCTTAATGtctacattgtttttttttcctctctttttctccaATCCCCCTTCCCGAATGtattctcttccttttatatcatcttcctTCCTCTCTccatcctccacgtatggatcaaattattggtttggatacttgtcccatcagcccatCCTTGAGATCTTTAaaggtagctgtaaggctaaaaCCTGATATTTAAGTATCACCTCCCCATCAATGCGGTCAGAGgtttagctgcagagcatttaatgcggtgcTAGCAGCTTTACCTTGGATATTTCACAACCCTTCTTCTTATCTAGTACATCTACCTTGCATGCTCTTACTTATAGGATCTCCTAGAACATCGCTCTTGGACATCAAGCAACCCTTTCCTACCTCGGCTTTATCTAGCCGAGGATGGACTCCTCCTCGAACCAACTTTTAGGATTACCATGATCAGTCTCCACTTCTTTATCAATCAACATTGCTTCTTGAGTCGATGTTCCCATATCTTCAGACCATTTAGTGTCCTCGAATTGGGCCTCTGGCCCAATACATACTCAtgggcccattgaccctacaatagcccctcgagattctcatTTCTGCCATCTTGGGAGGAAAAGAGGATCTCGCTATCTGTCACTCTGATCTTGTGTTTGTCATTCTAATCTTGTGTTTGTCATACATCATCCTTGACAGTGGAGGTGTCCCTTGAACTACCCACTACACGTTCCTGACGTTTTGGCATACGAGGCACTTCCTCATTGAATTCCTACGGCTTTTTGCATCTCACGTTCTACGATGTGATGCACATCCAACGGCTGAGGATTGTATAGGAACACAGGTGGGATTTTTCCCGCTTACAAATCCTCTTTGATAtaaatatcatcaaattaaatcAACTTTATCACTTCAACATTCATACAACAAACCTACAAACTCTCTCAGTCTACATGTGCCCTCACAATTACCAAGAATTAATCCAAGGTGGTTTTTCTTCTTAGCGTAAGTTTTCATAAACTTTTTCACTCATTATTTCTTCGCatacttttctcttttctatatCCTTTTCTCCTCGGCTCATTCTGccccttctttatttttccataCCTTCAatctttttgtaaaaatgggTAAATTGGCCTCTTTAGTAGATTCTGAGGAAAAAATAGAACAGTTCAAAGTCTTATATAGGATTCCACCTGGGGTATTCGTTAAGTACTGTAAGGAAGGAGAATGGCATGAGAAAAGGTGAGAGGGAGAAGCAGTAATCCTGATGATCGCTTTCATAGAGAGAGGGATGAAAATCCCGATGGGGA
It encodes:
- the LOC142624442 gene encoding phospho-2-dehydro-3-deoxyheptonate aldolase 2, chloroplastic — its product is MALSNTATLSAKTLYSNTHAFSHQQQQPSFTLVPTANTKPVQTRISAVHAAEPSTKQSSPSVPAVGSKWSVDSWKTKKALQLPEYPDKKDLETVLKTLEDFPPIVFAGEARHLEDKLAEAAMGNAFLLQGGDCAESFKEFSANNIRDTFRVILQMGAVLMFGGQVPVIKVGRMAGQFAKPRSDPFEEKDGVKLPSYKGDNINGDTFDEKSRTPDPQRLVRAYCQSAATLNLLRAFATGGYAAMQRVSEWNLDFAEHSEQGDRYQELAHRVDEALGFMAAAGLTVDHPVMRTTEFWTSHECLLLPYEQALTRKDSTSGLYYDCSAHMLWVGERTRQLDGAHVEFLRGVANPLGIKVSNKMDPNELVNLIEILNPNNKPGRITIICRMGAENQRVKLPHLIRAVRRAGQIVTWVCDPMHGNTIKAPCGLKTRPFDAILAEVRAFFDVHEQEGSHPGGIHLEMTGQNVTECIGGSRTVTFDDLSSRYHTHCDPRLNASQSLELSFIIAERLRKRRIGTQRLLSLSL